From a region of the Neobacillus niacini genome:
- a CDS encoding ATP-binding protein: MTFLRSVVGKLWFTIIFLVAFILFILTVMLLEFFENNTIMETKNDLTHQAEKIAKVLENHPDEQLPLGLEISWEIIDEVTNVVIIKNDQEVYISPNSEKSVKLSVPDIRNDVELSKVFEENRTVEKVSRLTSNELKQDSAKYSIIGVPLHIDDGQNGAVFIYQSLEVVEETTHSTTNFILLVAGVAIILTTIFAFFLSTRITAPLRKMREAAFEVARGKFDTKVPILTHDEIGELATAFNQMGRQLKFNMNALSQEKEQLASILSSMADGVITFNRDGTILITNPPADRFLQYWYYENGGPGNTSGEIPTEAMKLFQRAVDTEKEQVGEISLQGRHWVILVSPLYSNRFIRGAVAVLRDMTEERVLEKMRKDFIANVSHELRTPISMLQGYSEAIVDDIAESQEEKKEMAKVIYDESLRMGRLVNELLDLARMEAGHIQLTLDEVNLHSFMNRIVHKFQGLARDNDIHLSADLEHDIPNILFDPDRIEQVLTNLIDNAIRHTPQGGSVRLLVKKDDFGIKVEVSDSGSGIPEEDLPFVFERFYKADKARTRGRAGTGLGLAIAKNIIDAHRGHISVQSKIGQGTTFTFLLPRK; encoded by the coding sequence ATGACCTTTTTACGAAGTGTAGTTGGTAAACTCTGGTTTACCATCATATTTTTGGTGGCTTTTATCCTTTTCATCTTAACTGTAATGCTCCTTGAGTTTTTTGAAAATAACACCATTATGGAAACCAAAAATGATTTAACTCATCAGGCTGAGAAAATAGCTAAAGTATTGGAAAATCATCCTGATGAGCAATTACCTTTAGGGTTAGAAATCTCTTGGGAAATTATTGATGAAGTTACAAATGTGGTTATCATTAAAAATGACCAGGAAGTCTATATCTCTCCAAACTCGGAGAAATCAGTAAAGTTATCGGTTCCAGACATCCGAAATGATGTTGAATTGTCGAAAGTATTTGAGGAAAACAGAACAGTTGAAAAAGTCTCAAGGCTTACTTCTAATGAATTAAAACAAGACAGTGCAAAATATTCGATCATTGGTGTTCCGCTGCACATAGATGATGGACAAAATGGTGCTGTTTTTATTTATCAATCATTGGAGGTAGTTGAAGAAACTACTCATTCAACAACTAATTTTATACTACTTGTTGCTGGTGTTGCAATTATCCTAACAACTATTTTTGCTTTCTTCTTATCTACCAGGATTACAGCACCATTAAGGAAAATGAGAGAAGCAGCATTCGAAGTAGCAAGAGGTAAATTTGATACCAAAGTACCGATCCTAACGCATGATGAAATTGGTGAGCTTGCTACAGCTTTTAACCAAATGGGCCGGCAATTAAAGTTCAATATGAATGCCCTTAGCCAAGAAAAAGAGCAGCTTGCTAGTATCCTAAGTAGTATGGCAGATGGTGTAATAACCTTTAACCGTGATGGAACGATCTTGATAACCAATCCTCCAGCAGACCGCTTTTTGCAATATTGGTACTATGAAAATGGTGGTCCTGGAAACACTTCTGGGGAAATACCGACTGAGGCAATGAAACTTTTTCAACGAGCTGTTGATACAGAGAAAGAACAAGTAGGGGAAATTTCTCTTCAAGGCCGCCATTGGGTCATTCTGGTCAGCCCTCTTTATAGCAACCGATTTATTCGGGGAGCAGTAGCTGTACTTAGAGATATGACAGAGGAACGGGTACTAGAAAAAATGAGAAAAGACTTCATTGCAAATGTTTCTCACGAGCTTCGAACACCAATTTCGATGTTACAGGGCTATAGTGAAGCGATTGTGGATGACATTGCGGAATCTCAGGAAGAGAAAAAAGAGATGGCTAAAGTCATCTATGATGAATCATTAAGGATGGGCAGACTTGTTAATGAGTTGCTTGACCTCGCTAGAATGGAAGCAGGGCATATTCAATTAACACTTGATGAGGTTAACCTTCATTCGTTTATGAATAGAATTGTTCATAAATTTCAAGGGCTTGCTAGAGATAATGATATCCATTTAAGTGCTGACCTAGAACATGATATACCAAATATATTATTTGACCCTGATCGTATTGAACAAGTGCTGACCAATTTAATTGATAATGCTATCAGACATACTCCTCAGGGCGGATCAGTTAGATTACTTGTAAAAAAGGATGATTTTGGCATAAAAGTAGAAGTGTCAGACTCAGGTTCAGGAATACCGGAAGAAGATTTACCATTCGTTTTTGAACGTTTTTATAAAGCAGATAAAGCACGTACTAGAGGAAGAGCCGGTACTGGGCTGGGACTTGCTATAGCAAAAAATATTATTGATGCACACCGAGGGCATATCTCCGTACAAAGTAAAATAGGACAAGGAACGACATTTACCTTTTTACTTCCACGAAAATAA
- the sigX gene encoding RNA polymerase sigma factor SigX, which translates to MNGEGNGMDSVFDELYQKYHHDVFQFLFYMVRNKEQAEDLVQEVYIRVFKSYHRFQGKSSEKTWLFSIARNVAIDSFRKQKGWKGRLLEKFDWTSNQVKDEYPIPDEIMVHKEEVKWIYQCLEHCTVDQRSVVVLRFLNDLSITETAETLGWTESKVKTTQHRALKVLKKYMEMFNEKEGLESEKVRVER; encoded by the coding sequence ATGAACGGGGAGGGGAATGGAATGGACTCCGTTTTCGATGAACTATATCAAAAATATCATCATGACGTTTTTCAATTTTTATTTTATATGGTAAGGAACAAGGAACAGGCAGAGGATTTAGTACAAGAAGTATATATCAGGGTGTTTAAATCCTATCATCGTTTTCAAGGAAAGAGCAGCGAGAAAACGTGGCTTTTTTCTATCGCACGGAATGTCGCAATCGATTCATTTCGAAAGCAAAAGGGATGGAAGGGCAGACTGCTTGAAAAGTTTGATTGGACTTCCAACCAAGTAAAAGATGAATACCCAATTCCAGACGAAATTATGGTCCATAAAGAAGAAGTTAAATGGATTTATCAGTGTCTAGAGCATTGTACGGTAGATCAACGGTCTGTTGTCGTATTACGTTTCTTAAATGATTTATCGATTACCGAAACTGCCGAAACCTTGGGGTGGACAGAGAGTAAAGTGAAAACAACACAACACCGCGCATTAAAGGTTTTAAAGAAGTATATGGAAATGTTTAATGAAAAGGAGGGATTAGAAAGTGAAAAAGTCAGAGTGGAGCGATAA